One Pontibacillus yanchengensis DNA window includes the following coding sequences:
- a CDS encoding ABC transporter substrate-binding protein — protein sequence MFRIKHFLLVFSVFLIMGVITACSGGDSASSSEANQAEGSDQVTLEIWDFMQGRDAYINVIEKFNEEHEDIQIKRTEITRSNFDSKMINAAAANELPDLFVNSHSRFQAFADAGIAANISKMINESGLDQKFFEGSLEPQIFKGDYYGLPLYNNDLALYYNKEMFEKAGLDSPPETWEDIRDYASKLTNDNVYGLAMAGSKDEQGTFNFLPWIWQAGADLDTLSSEEGVNAIEFRQTLLEDGSVSKEMLNWQQNDANLQFLSEQAAMQINGSWNVPTLNQEADFEWAVAELPKGKQRATIIGGEAIGIGSTSKHKEEAFEFMKFFYDDETYKSFILEDGNLPSVKAIAEAPEIVNDPNMKVFTKGLEYAKSRAYGPNYPEISAVVQELVQATVLGKDAKKIAKEAEKEIKPLLMTE from the coding sequence ATGTTCCGAATAAAACATTTCTTATTGGTGTTCAGTGTATTTTTAATCATGGGTGTGATAACGGCTTGTAGTGGTGGAGATTCAGCTAGTTCTTCAGAAGCAAATCAGGCAGAAGGTAGCGATCAAGTAACCCTTGAGATTTGGGACTTTATGCAAGGAAGAGATGCTTACATCAATGTTATTGAAAAATTTAATGAAGAACATGAAGATATACAGATTAAACGTACGGAAATCACCAGAAGTAATTTTGACTCGAAGATGATCAATGCTGCAGCAGCAAATGAACTACCTGACCTTTTTGTCAATTCTCACTCCCGTTTTCAGGCTTTTGCAGACGCTGGTATAGCTGCAAATATCTCTAAAATGATTAATGAATCTGGATTGGATCAAAAGTTCTTCGAAGGGTCATTAGAGCCACAAATTTTTAAAGGGGATTATTATGGTTTGCCACTATACAACAACGACTTAGCTCTTTATTATAACAAAGAAATGTTCGAAAAAGCTGGACTGGATTCGCCCCCTGAAACATGGGAAGATATCCGTGATTATGCAAGTAAGTTAACAAACGATAATGTGTATGGATTAGCTATGGCGGGATCAAAAGATGAACAGGGGACGTTCAATTTCTTGCCTTGGATCTGGCAGGCAGGTGCTGACTTAGATACATTATCAAGTGAAGAAGGCGTTAATGCAATTGAGTTCCGTCAAACTTTATTAGAGGATGGCTCTGTCTCCAAAGAAATGCTTAACTGGCAACAGAATGATGCCAACTTACAATTCTTATCGGAACAGGCAGCTATGCAGATTAATGGAAGTTGGAATGTGCCTACATTAAACCAAGAAGCTGATTTCGAATGGGCGGTTGCTGAATTACCAAAAGGGAAACAACGGGCTACTATCATCGGTGGGGAAGCAATCGGAATTGGTTCCACCAGTAAACACAAGGAAGAAGCATTTGAGTTTATGAAGTTCTTTTATGATGACGAAACATACAAAAGCTTTATTCTAGAAGATGGTAACCTTCCAAGCGTAAAGGCAATTGCAGAAGCTCCAGAGATTGTAAACGATCCAAATATGAAGGTATTTACGAAAGGGTTAGAATATGCTAAATCGAGAGCTTATGGACCGAACTATCCTGAGATTTCAGCGGTGGTACAAGAATTAGTACAAGCAACGGTTTTAGGAAAAGATGCTAAAAAAATTGCCAAAGAAGCAGAAAAGGAAATTAAGCCTCTACTAATGACAGAATAA